A window of Planctomycetota bacterium genomic DNA:
CTTCAAGGCCTTCTCCAACGCCTCCCTCCGCACCTCGCCCAAACACCTCAGCCCCGCCATCGCCCGCGCCGTTCGCCGTTTACTCCGCAATCTCCCTGTTCGCCGTTGGACCCCCTTGGGGTCCCTGTTCGCCGTTGGACCCCCTTGGGGTCCCTGTTCCTTCGTTGGAGCCCTTCGGGCCGCGTTCCGCGTTGCCTTTCCCCGTTCCCCAATCCTCCCTCTGCGTCCTTTCGGTGGTTTGGCTTTGCGCCGTTTGTCGTTCCCCAATCCTCCCTTTGCGTGCTTGGCGTCCTTTGCGGTTAAACCCCGCCTGGACAAGGCGTTACGCCCGCCCAACCTTGCCCGCCGTGGCGGGCGACCGGCGGGTAAACGTTCCGCAACGAACCCGCTCCCCCCGCCACGGCGGGTAAACTTCGGGTCGCGGCTAACCGTCCGCGGTTTTGTCGTTTCAATCCGCACTCCGCATTCCGCAATCACTCTCTCCCTGCCCGTCCAATGCTGTTTCTTTGTCAAATGCGAGATTCCCCCGCCAAATGCGACTTACGCGCGTCCGGCGGAAGTTATACACATAAAGGTATGCACATGACATGGATGGAAAAAGTGCGAAATAGGGCACAAAAACCGGTAAAAACCGGTCAAAAAACACGAAAAAAGTCGAAAAAAGCACTAAATCCGCGCTAGCCCATCTTACCATTCGGGTCCCGTGCAGTGAAAAAACCGCCCGGACGCTAGCGCCAGGGCCGGTGGGTTCCCAAAAATCGCCCCAAAATACCCCCCAAAACCTCCTCCAAAAAGTTATCCACAATCGCCGGTTGCCATAAGTCGAGGCACAGAATTCACCGCAGAGATCGCAGAGACCGCAGAGAACGACGAAAATAGGGGAACGACAAACAGCAAATAGACGGCGTGCATGTGACTAATTAACCCGCCCCGCTTGCGGGGCGGGTTAATGTTACTGCCGTTCCCCAATCCCGCTTTCCTTTGCGCTCTTAGCGAACTCTGCGGTTAGGACTATTTGTCCGCTGGAGGCGCCTCGGGAGCAGGTTTCTCGGCCGGGGCGGCCTTTGGGGGTTCCTGGGGCTTCTCGGGTCCGCCGGTGAGGGTGATCTTGACGACTCGGCCCTGGACCATGCGTTTGACGGCCAGGCGGAGTTCCTGCTGACCCGCGATGAGGCGCTCGAAATCCTTCACGTTGGCGACCGGCTGCTCGTTCACGTGGGTGATCGTCTCGTAAGGCTTGATGCCTGCGACGGAGGCTTTCGAGCCCGGTTCGACCTTGGAGATGACGATGCCGGGGTCGTTCGGTTCCTTCTGGAGATAGCGGCGGACCTCGTAGGTCATGTCGCGGACGGTGATGCCGAGGGCGTCGGATTTGAACCTCGGGGCCGCGCCGAAATGGGGCGGGCTCTGAACGACCTCGAAATCCTTGAAGACCGTCTGGCCGTCGGCGACGAACTCGGCCCGGTACTTTTTGCCGAAGCCGATGTCGGTGATCATGCGGGTGAAGGAGTTCTCGGCGGGCTGCCAGGGGGCGGGGAGGCGGTCGTAGTATTCCTCGGGGAGTTCGTCGAGGCGTTCCCACGGGAACTCCCAGTCGCCGGAGCGGTCGTTCTCCATTTTTATTTCAAGGGGCTTGGGAAAATCCTCGACGTGAAGTCTGAGGAGGATCCAGCCGGCCTTGACGCCGGCTTTGTCGGCGGGGGAAGCGGGATAGACGTAGGAGACGATGGCGCCGGTTTGGCCGTCCTGCGTGAGGTGCGAAACCTTGTTGAGGCGCGCCAGTTCGCGGTCCATGGGCTGAAGGAGGGCGCCCAACCAGGCGATGCGGTTTTCTTCTTCCTCCGAGAGGGGCACGTTGCTCAGGTCGACGTTCTGGGCGAGGGCCCCCAGGACCGGCGCGAGTTGCGTCGCGGCGGTCAGTTTGGGGTTCTCGGAGGACCCTCGTTCCTGCTGGCCCGCCTTGGGCCGGCGCGCGACGGGAAAGGCGACGAGGCTCGCTTCATCGTCGAAGAGGAAGACATTGTCGGCGTTTCCGGGGAGTTCGGGATAGACGTGGCGTTTCCATCCGCGGTTGAACTCCGTGATGCGTCGTCGGCAAACGTAGACGACGCGGTTCTCGCCCTGGATGCGGACGTCGGCGCCCAAGACGAGGACCTTGTCGAAGCGGCGGATGTCGCCGGCGGTCATTTTGACCGCGCCGTCGAGCGGCTTTTTAAGCGTGGCGATGAAGCCACCGTAGTCCTTCAGCGTTCCCTCGAAGGCGGCGGCGACGGGCTCGCCCTCGGGCGGAAAGACCTTGATCCGCTCCAGGCGGGCGGTGACTTTCTGCGCGAGGTTCGCCAGGACGAGGATGCGGTCGGGACCGACGAGGATGCCGGGCACGTGGCGTTCGGTGGCCTGGTCGTCGTCGCCGCCGCGAGAGTACTGGGCCCTTCCACCCTCCTCCTTCTTCGGGCTGCGGAACCCCAATTGGACCCGCAGGACGGCCTGGTCGGCCCTTTTGGCGACCTTGTCGGCGAGTGAGGCGACCTCGTCGGCCGAAAGGGTCGGCCACTTCTCGGGCGGCCCTTTCCACGAATCGTCCACCGGCAGCGTGCCGCTCAGCGACATGCCGACCGGCTGGCCCTTCTCGGTGACGATGAGGCAGCAGAGCGGGACGCCGCGGACCTTGAGGCCGGTTTCCGTCACGGAGACTTCCGAGC
This region includes:
- a CDS encoding PDZ domain-containing protein, translating into MNARLACAVLVLVASSALAAGPEEASPADFVAVAGQVAPSLVRVEYTLRPDKGEDPVAGGYTRAACPVNPYSAFDADAPVREERPLEVEGFLLEPALVLSPDPMIHPRFIESIAVRFGDQVVPAKPVRYAHDQNALFLQLENPLAGAKPLAFDAEAKAPFLAVTYGYGDEGWTVGVSPIGSEVSVTETGLKVRGVPLCCLIVTEKGQPVGMSLSGTLPVDDSWKGPPEKWPTLSADEVASLADKVAKRADQAVLRVQLGFRSPKKEEGGRAQYSRGGDDDQATERHVPGILVGPDRILVLANLAQKVTARLERIKVFPPEGEPVAAAFEGTLKDYGGFIATLKKPLDGAVKMTAGDIRRFDKVLVLGADVRIQGENRVVYVCRRRITEFNRGWKRHVYPELPGNADNVFLFDDEASLVAFPVARRPKAGQQERGSSENPKLTAATQLAPVLGALAQNVDLSNVPLSEEEENRIAWLGALLQPMDRELARLNKVSHLTQDGQTGAIVSYVYPASPADKAGVKAGWILLRLHVEDFPKPLEIKMENDRSGDWEFPWERLDELPEEYYDRLPAPWQPAENSFTRMITDIGFGKKYRAEFVADGQTVFKDFEVVQSPPHFGAAPRFKSDALGITVRDMTYEVRRYLQKEPNDPGIVISKVEPGSKASVAGIKPYETITHVNEQPVANVKDFERLIAGQQELRLAVKRMVQGRVVKITLTGGPEKPQEPPKAAPAEKPAPEAPPADK